Proteins from a single region of Ignavibacteriales bacterium:
- a CDS encoding ATP-binding protein: MIDLTLKNANILIVDDQQANLDVLTGLLDAKGFTNYTTTKDPTQVICLFEEFNPDLILLDLNMPHLTGFEVMMQLKVLIPANTYFPILVLTADITPESRQKALAGGASDFLTKPFDLIEVDLRIKNLLNARYLHQQLENQNLILDEKVKERTKELKKTNIELIAAKEKAEQSDKLKSEFLNQMSHEIRSPMNVVLSFSNLLREEMLEQITPDFLGYFDGIDSAGHRLIRTVDLILNVSEMQVGTYEPSFSEFDLLKEIIGKIINENMKIIEDKGLKFNFHSNLTEAVVFGDHYSIFQIFVNLIDNSIKYTKKGYISINVSKNEQGINVSIEDTGIGISDEFMKMMYNPFMQEERGSSRRYDGNGLGLSLVKKYCDLNGINITVESEKGAGTKFTLVFTRTN; the protein is encoded by the coding sequence ATGATAGATTTAACACTTAAAAATGCAAACATACTTATTGTAGATGATCAGCAGGCTAACCTGGATGTTCTAACTGGGCTGCTTGATGCTAAAGGTTTTACAAACTATACAACAACTAAAGATCCTACGCAGGTTATTTGTTTGTTTGAAGAGTTCAATCCGGATTTAATTTTGCTTGATCTGAACATGCCACACTTAACCGGTTTTGAGGTGATGATGCAATTGAAAGTTCTTATTCCAGCCAATACTTACTTCCCCATATTAGTACTCACTGCCGATATAACACCGGAATCTAGACAAAAAGCGCTTGCCGGAGGCGCAAGTGATTTTCTTACAAAACCATTTGATTTGATAGAAGTTGACCTTCGAATAAAAAATCTGCTTAATGCCCGCTATCTTCATCAGCAATTAGAAAATCAGAATCTGATTTTAGATGAAAAGGTGAAGGAAAGAACCAAAGAACTTAAAAAGACAAACATAGAATTAATAGCTGCTAAAGAAAAAGCCGAGCAGTCAGATAAACTGAAATCCGAATTCCTCAATCAGATGTCGCACGAAATAAGATCTCCAATGAATGTCGTCTTGAGTTTTTCAAATTTATTAAGAGAAGAGATGTTAGAACAAATAACACCGGATTTTTTAGGATATTTTGATGGAATTGATTCTGCCGGTCATAGACTGATTAGAACTGTTGATTTGATTTTGAATGTTTCTGAAATGCAAGTGGGTACATATGAACCATCTTTCAGCGAATTTGATTTATTAAAAGAAATTATCGGAAAAATTATAAATGAGAATATGAAAATAATAGAAGATAAGGGACTTAAATTTAATTTCCACTCAAACCTAACAGAAGCCGTGGTATTTGGTGACCATTACAGCATCTTTCAAATATTTGTGAATTTAATAGACAATTCTATTAAGTACACAAAGAAAGGATACATTTCGATTAACGTTTCAAAAAATGAACAAGGCATTAATGTTAGCATAGAGGATACCGGTATAGGTATATCTGATGAATTTATGAAAATGATGTACAATCCTTTTATGCAAGAGGAGAGAGGAAGCTCTAGAAGATATGATGGGAACGGTTTAGGTCTTTCACTCGTAAAAAAATATTGCGATTTGAATGGAATAAATATTACGGTGGAATCAGAAAAAGGTGCAGGAACTAAGTTTACTTTGGTTTTTACCCGTACAAATTAA
- a CDS encoding Ig-like domain-containing protein, with protein MNKMKNYFKVWLIPLLLVIIMASCDNRDGITFPPVVTTPTVSSTNPINAATDVAFNNKITATFSEAMDSLTITTASFTLMQGTSFVSGTVSYTGTTATFAPSSNLAPNTIYIATITTTAKNLGGSALAKNYVWNFTTGAAAVVTPPTVNSTDPVNAATGVPINQKIAATFSVAMDATTITASTFTLLQGTTPVSGFVSYTGTTTIFAPASNLAPNTAYTVTITTGAKDLAGIALVNNYVWSFTTGATVVITPPTISFTDPANAATGVAFNQKIAATFSKTMDASTITNAVFTLMQGTTPVSGFVSYSGTTAILAPASNLLPNTEYTVTITTGAKDLAGIALANNYIWKFTTGAAAVITPPTVSFTDPANVATGVPFNQKVAATFSKTMDASTITTATFTLMQGTTFVSGTVSYIGITATYIPSTNLAPNTTYTATITTGAKDLAGNALVNNYVWSFTTGAGAVITPPTVSFTDPANAATGVPLNQKIAATFSKTMDASTIQTSTYSLMQGTTPVSGFVSYTGTTATFAPASNLLPNTEYTATITTGAKDLAGTPLVNNYVWKFTTGAAVVITPPTVSSTDPVNAAISVPLNQKIAATFSKTMDASTISTATFTLMQGTTPVSGFVSYSGITATFAPASNLLPSTIYTATITTGAKDLAGTALVNNYVWSFTTGAGVVITPPTVSSTDPVNAATGVGLNKQIAATFSKTMDASTISTATFTLMQGTTPVSGFVSYSGITATFAPASNLLPNTIYTATITTGAKDLAGTALVNNYVWSFTTVIPYSITLSSNPSEGGTTNGGGTYNPGSSVTVTATPNPGYTFTNWTENGMEVSTNANYQFNISGNRTLIANFSAILLQYTVTLSSNPSAGGTTNGGGTFNSGSLVTVNATPNPGYTFTNWTENGMEVSTNANYQFNISGNRTLIANFTAGGPTIDLGAAETFGGFGGTAGLTNQGIFTVVNGDIGSTAASTLITGFHDTGGNVFTETPLNIGTVNGTINCAPPAPGTAEKFAIAQQALADATSTFNYLAGLPGGPDPGAGELGGLVLAPGTYTAAAGTFKITSGDLTLDAQGNPNAVWVFQMAASLTVGQAGQARSIILVGGAQAKNIYWQVGSAATINGAGGGTMEGTIISYSGVTFSTAGNVILTTLNGRALSLIGSVTMVNTIINIP; from the coding sequence ATGAACAAAATGAAAAACTATTTTAAGGTTTGGTTAATACCACTGCTACTAGTGATAATTATGGCTAGTTGCGACAACAGAGATGGAATCACTTTTCCCCCGGTTGTCACTACACCAACAGTGAGTTCAACAAATCCTATTAATGCCGCAACAGATGTGGCTTTCAATAATAAAATCACTGCAACTTTTAGTGAAGCGATGGACTCTTTAACAATTACCACCGCATCATTTACATTGATGCAAGGTACATCGTTTGTATCTGGTACTGTGTCTTATACAGGCACCACAGCCACTTTTGCACCGTCAAGTAATCTTGCGCCAAATACCATATATATAGCAACGATTACAACAACGGCTAAGAATCTTGGAGGCAGCGCGTTGGCAAAAAACTATGTTTGGAACTTTACAACAGGTGCAGCAGCTGTCGTCACGCCACCTACTGTAAATTCTACAGATCCGGTTAATGCTGCCACAGGTGTGCCTATCAACCAGAAAATTGCCGCAACTTTTAGTGTGGCTATGGATGCAACAACTATTACAGCATCGACATTTACCTTGTTACAAGGTACAACGCCAGTTTCCGGCTTTGTATCCTACACAGGTACAACGACAATTTTTGCACCGGCAAGCAATCTCGCACCAAATACCGCTTATACAGTCACGATTACAACCGGGGCTAAGGATCTTGCTGGCATTGCTCTGGTAAATAATTATGTATGGAGCTTCACAACGGGCGCAACAGTAGTCATCACTCCACCAACTATAAGTTTTACAGACCCTGCTAATGCCGCAACAGGTGTGGCTTTCAACCAGAAAATTGCAGCAACTTTTAGTAAAACAATGGATGCCTCAACTATTACCAATGCAGTATTTACTCTAATGCAAGGTACAACACCAGTTTCAGGCTTTGTGTCCTACTCCGGTACAACTGCAATTCTTGCTCCGGCAAGTAACCTCTTACCAAATACTGAATATACAGTCACGATTACAACCGGGGCTAAGGATCTTGCAGGCATTGCTCTGGCAAATAACTATATTTGGAAATTTACAACTGGCGCAGCAGCAGTTATCACGCCACCCACAGTAAGTTTTACAGATCCAGCTAATGTTGCAACTGGTGTGCCTTTTAACCAGAAAGTAGCTGCAACTTTTAGTAAGACAATGGATGCTTCAACTATTACAACTGCAACATTTACCTTAATGCAGGGTACTACATTTGTATCTGGTACCGTAAGCTATATTGGTATTACAGCGACTTATATACCATCTACCAATCTTGCACCAAACACAACATACACAGCCACGATTACAACCGGGGCTAAGGATCTTGCAGGTAATGCTTTGGTAAATAATTATGTATGGAGCTTTACAACAGGCGCGGGAGCGGTAATCACTCCACCAACTGTAAGTTTTACAGATCCTGCTAATGCTGCCACTGGTGTACCTTTGAACCAGAAAATTGCCGCAACATTTAGTAAGACAATGGATGCTTCAACTATTCAAACATCGACATACAGCTTAATGCAAGGTACAACTCCAGTTTCAGGCTTTGTGTCCTACACTGGCACAACTGCCACTTTTGCACCTGCAAGCAACCTCTTACCAAATACTGAATATACAGCCACGATTACAACCGGGGCAAAGGATTTGGCAGGCACTCCTCTTGTAAATAACTATGTTTGGAAATTCACAACAGGTGCAGCAGTGGTCATCACTCCACCTACAGTAAGTTCTACGGATCCTGTTAATGCTGCCATAAGCGTACCTTTGAACCAGAAAATTGCCGCAACTTTTAGTAAAACAATGGATGCCTCAACTATTAGTACAGCAACATTTACCTTAATGCAAGGTACAACACCAGTTTCCGGCTTTGTGTCCTACTCCGGCATAACTGCCACTTTTGCACCGGCAAGTAACCTCTTGCCAAGTACTATATATACAGCCACAATTACAACCGGGGCTAAGGACTTGGCAGGCACAGCTCTGGTAAATAACTATGTATGGAGCTTTACAACAGGAGCAGGAGTGGTCATTACTCCACCTACAGTAAGTTCTACAGACCCGGTTAATGCTGCCACAGGTGTAGGCTTAAACAAACAAATAGCCGCAACTTTTAGTAAGACAATGGATGCCTCAACTATTAGTACAGCAACATTTACCTTAATGCAAGGTACAACACCAGTTTCCGGCTTTGTGTCCTACTCCGGTATAACTGCCACTTTTGCACCGGCAAGCAACCTATTACCAAATACTATATATACAGCCACAATTACAACCGGGGCTAAGGACTTGGCAGGCACAGCTCTGGTAAATAACTATGTATGGAGCTTTACAACCGTTATCCCATATTCAATAACGTTATCATCAAATCCATCGGAAGGCGGAACTACAAATGGAGGTGGTACATATAATCCAGGCTCTTCAGTAACAGTAACCGCAACACCAAATCCAGGATACACATTTACTAACTGGACAGAGAACGGAATGGAAGTATCTACAAATGCAAATTATCAGTTTAATATAAGTGGAAACAGAACATTAATAGCAAACTTTAGTGCTATACTGTTACAGTATACAGTAACGCTATCATCAAATCCATCAGCAGGCGGAACTACGAATGGAGGAGGTACATTTAATTCAGGCTCTTTAGTAACAGTAAATGCAACACCAAATCCAGGATACACATTTACTAACTGGACAGAGAACGGAATGGAAGTATCTACAAATGCAAATTATCAGTTTAATATAAGTGGAAACAGAACATTAATAGCAAACTTTACTGCAGGAGGACCAACGATAGATCTTGGAGCGGCAGAAACTTTTGGAGGTTTTGGAGGCACTGCTGGATTAACCAATCAAGGAATCTTTACGGTTGTTAATGGAGATATTGGAAGCACTGCTGCTTCTACTTTGATAACCGGATTCCACGATACCGGCGGGAATGTGTTTACTGAAACACCACTTAATATCGGTACAGTAAATGGAACAATAAACTGTGCACCACCAGCTCCGGGCACTGCTGAAAAATTTGCAATAGCTCAGCAGGCTTTGGCTGATGCCACATCAACATTCAATTACCTCGCCGGTCTTCCGGGAGGTCCTGATCCAGGTGCGGGTGAACTAGGTGGATTAGTTTTAGCCCCGGGTACCTATACTGCTGCTGCAGGAACATTTAAAATAACTTCCGGCGACCTCACTCTCGATGCTCAAGGTAACCCGAATGCCGTATGGGTCTTTCAGATGGCAGCATCACTAACAGTAGGTCAAGCCGGACAAGCCCGTAGCATTATTCTTGTTGGCGGCGCTCAAGCTAAAAATATTTATTGGCAGGTAGGCAGTGCAGCCACTATTAATGGAGCCGGGGGTGGCACCATGGAAGGTACTATAATATCATATTCAGGAGTTACCTTCTCTACTGCAGGTAACGTTATATTAACAACGTTGAATGGCAGAGCATTGAGTCTTATTGGTTCAGTTACAATGGTGAACACTATCATTAATATTCCTTAA
- a CDS encoding glycosyltransferase family 4 protein, translating into MEQIIKNSTLNRIAFIGNYLPRQCGIATFTTDLCEAIAEKYSSTTCIALPVNDVLTGYAYPKRVRFELTEKDIDSYLRASDFLNINNVDLVCLQFEYGIFGGKTGSHILALLRGLRMPIVTTLHTILKDPNSEQRRVLEEVAALSDRLVVMSELGAEFLNDIYHVALDKVDMIHHGIPDVPFVDPSFNKDLFGVEGKIVLLSFGLLSSSKGIETVISALPEIVARYPNVVYIVVGATHPHVIQQEGETYRLSLQWLAKQKGVEGNVIFYNRFVNLEELVEFISAADIYITPYLNEAQITSGTLAYTLGAGKAVISTPYWYAQEILSEGRGVLVPFRDHNAMAEQVINLLDNESDRHAMRKRAYKFGRAMIWSEVAQRYMESFERARTERRHYIPPGFIAKALDKYPGELPPLKLDHLQNMTDETGMLQHALFTVPNYSHGYTTDDNARALLVSILLDELGTRESTGLASRYLAFLGFAFNDETKRFRNFMDYQRNWLEDKGSDDCHGRALWALGTVLNHSNTLALNSMSGWLFEQTLPSILQTTSPRAWAFALIGIHEYSQKFGGDRMAGQVRDELAGRLLTLYQNNCSEEWHWFEKALSYCNAALPHALLICGKSIPNKAMTDAALESLNWLANLQHASEGHFVPIGSNGFYQQGGERARFDQQPIEAQTMVSACLEAFRITGDKKWSKEASRAFEWFLGYNDLNLPIYDPTTGGCRDGLHPDRANENQGAESTLAFLQSLLELRLAKQTQLSMESLLK; encoded by the coding sequence TTGGAACAAATTATTAAAAATTCAACTCTCAACCGGATTGCCTTCATTGGAAATTATTTACCACGGCAATGTGGAATTGCTACATTTACAACTGATCTGTGCGAAGCCATCGCCGAAAAATACAGTAGTACAACATGCATTGCGCTGCCCGTAAACGATGTGTTAACTGGTTATGCTTATCCAAAAAGAGTTCGATTTGAACTTACAGAAAAAGACATAGATTCTTACTTAAGAGCCTCGGATTTTTTAAATATAAATAATGTTGACCTGGTGTGCCTGCAATTCGAGTATGGAATTTTCGGTGGAAAAACAGGAAGCCACATCCTGGCGCTCTTGCGTGGATTACGCATGCCAATCGTAACAACTTTGCACACTATACTAAAAGACCCAAACTCTGAGCAGAGGCGAGTATTGGAAGAAGTCGCAGCATTATCAGATCGTTTAGTGGTGATGAGCGAACTCGGTGCTGAATTTCTGAATGATATTTATCATGTGGCTTTGGATAAAGTCGATATGATTCATCATGGAATACCGGATGTACCATTTGTAGATCCAAGTTTTAATAAAGATTTATTTGGAGTTGAGGGTAAAATAGTTTTATTAAGTTTTGGTTTGCTCTCATCAAGCAAAGGAATCGAAACAGTTATATCTGCACTACCAGAGATTGTTGCCCGTTATCCCAACGTTGTTTATATCGTAGTTGGCGCAACACATCCACATGTTATTCAACAAGAAGGTGAAACCTACCGCTTGTCTTTGCAATGGCTGGCTAAACAGAAGGGAGTAGAAGGTAATGTTATTTTTTACAACCGTTTTGTTAATTTGGAAGAACTTGTTGAGTTCATTAGTGCTGCAGATATTTATATTACTCCCTATCTAAATGAGGCACAGATAACTTCCGGAACTTTGGCTTATACATTGGGAGCCGGTAAGGCAGTCATATCTACACCATATTGGTATGCGCAAGAAATTCTTTCAGAAGGAAGGGGAGTGTTGGTTCCATTCCGCGATCATAACGCTATGGCGGAGCAGGTTATTAACTTGTTGGACAACGAATCGGACCGGCATGCAATGCGCAAGCGTGCTTATAAGTTTGGGCGGGCGATGATTTGGTCCGAAGTGGCGCAACGGTATATGGAAAGCTTTGAACGTGCACGAACTGAACGTCGTCATTATATTCCACCAGGATTTATAGCGAAGGCACTCGATAAATATCCGGGTGAATTACCTCCGCTAAAATTGGATCACTTACAAAATATGACTGATGAAACCGGTATGTTGCAGCATGCTCTTTTTACCGTTCCAAATTATTCTCATGGATATACAACCGATGATAATGCTCGTGCTCTTTTGGTAAGTATCCTTTTAGATGAACTTGGAACCCGTGAAAGCACTGGATTAGCATCCCGCTATCTCGCTTTCCTTGGATTTGCTTTCAACGATGAAACAAAACGGTTCCGAAATTTTATGGATTACCAACGTAATTGGTTGGAAGATAAAGGTTCTGATGATTGTCATGGTCGCGCACTTTGGGCTTTAGGAACCGTATTAAATCATTCTAATACTCTTGCACTCAATAGTATGTCTGGTTGGTTGTTCGAACAAACTTTACCAAGTATTCTTCAAACTACCAGCCCGCGCGCATGGGCATTTGCTCTAATTGGCATTCATGAGTATTCACAAAAATTTGGTGGTGACCGCATGGCAGGACAGGTACGGGATGAATTGGCAGGACGACTTCTGACATTATATCAAAATAATTGTTCGGAAGAATGGCACTGGTTTGAAAAAGCACTTTCATATTGCAACGCTGCATTACCGCATGCTTTACTAATATGTGGTAAATCAATTCCTAACAAAGCGATGACCGATGCCGCATTGGAATCTCTAAATTGGCTTGCAAATTTGCAGCATGCAAGTGAAGGGCATTTTGTACCAATCGGTTCTAATGGATTTTATCAGCAAGGTGGTGAACGTGCCCGGTTCGATCAACAACCGATCGAAGCGCAAACAATGGTATCAGCTTGTTTGGAAGCCTTTAGAATTACCGGCGATAAAAAGTGGAGTAAAGAAGCCAGTCGTGCATTTGAATGGTTTCTAGGATATAATGATTTAAATCTTCCTATTTATGATCCAACCACGGGAGGTTGTAGAGATGGTTTGCATCCCGATCGTGCAAATGAGAATCAGGGAGCAGAATCTACCCTCGCCTTTCTGCAATCATTGTTGGAGTTGCGTTTGGCAAAACAGACACAATTATCTATGGAGTCATTATTAAAATAA
- a CDS encoding ice-binding family protein, with product MKIYTNDPITALNRWAHLLEAILFIAFMVPAVTMSQSTPSPVNLGTSGDFVILAKTGISATGVTQITGDIGVSPIAATGITGFGLIMDPSGTFSTSSLVIGKVYAADYTDPTPTKMTTAVSDMETAYTDAAGRTLPNYTELYAGDLTGQNLTPGLYKWNSGILISAGGVTISGATSDVWIFQIAQNLTLANGAIVTLSGGAQASNIFWQVAGQVNLGTTAAMKGIILCQTQIVMSTGSTLNGRALAQSAVTLDANTVTINYANIPIELTSFSATADKNDVILSWSTTTETNNQGFEIQRRNTNNNEFERVGFVKGNGTTTAVKIYTFSDKDILAGNYGYRLKQVDYDGRFEYSDEIEINITRPLEYVITQNYPNPFNPTSAIRYAIPKIDFVKISIYDMLGKEIKVLVNEEKTPGNYEIIFDAKELASGIYFYKINAGEFSQIKKMILMK from the coding sequence ATGAAAATCTATACAAATGATCCGATAACTGCACTAAACAGATGGGCGCACTTACTTGAAGCTATACTATTTATTGCTTTTATGGTGCCTGCAGTTACCATGTCCCAATCTACTCCATCACCAGTGAATCTTGGTACATCTGGAGATTTTGTGATTCTGGCAAAAACAGGAATCTCAGCCACGGGTGTAACACAAATTACTGGTGATATTGGAGTCAGTCCAATTGCGGCAACAGGAATAACCGGATTTGGATTAATAATGGACCCCTCCGGTACATTTTCTACATCATCTTTAGTCATTGGAAAAGTATATGCCGCCGACTATACTGACCCAACGCCCACTAAAATGACTACCGCTGTAAGCGATATGGAAACCGCGTATACCGACGCCGCTGGACGAACATTACCTAATTATACTGAATTGTACGCCGGAGATCTTACTGGGCAGAACCTCACTCCCGGACTTTATAAATGGAATAGTGGGATTCTAATCTCTGCTGGTGGTGTAACTATTTCAGGCGCTACAAGTGATGTATGGATCTTTCAAATTGCACAGAATCTAACCTTGGCTAACGGAGCCATTGTTACTTTAAGTGGTGGCGCACAGGCTTCCAACATTTTCTGGCAGGTAGCTGGCCAGGTTAATCTTGGAACCACAGCGGCAATGAAAGGAATTATATTGTGCCAAACACAGATTGTTATGAGTACGGGTTCCACACTGAATGGTAGAGCGCTCGCACAGTCTGCAGTTACTTTAGACGCCAATACCGTCACAATTAATTATGCTAATATTCCGATTGAGCTGACTTCATTCTCAGCCACAGCAGATAAGAATGATGTTATTCTTTCCTGGAGTACAACCACAGAGACAAATAATCAGGGATTTGAAATACAAAGAAGGAATACAAATAACAATGAATTTGAAAGAGTTGGTTTTGTAAAAGGTAATGGTACTACAACAGCAGTTAAAATTTATACGTTTAGTGATAAAGATATTTTAGCCGGCAATTATGGCTACCGGCTGAAGCAGGTTGATTATGATGGCAGGTTTGAATATTCTGATGAGATTGAGATCAATATAACTCGCCCATTAGAATATGTAATTACTCAAAATTATCCGAATCCATTCAACCCCACATCTGCAATTAGGTATGCTATACCAAAAATAGATTTTGTAAAAATAAGTATTTATGATATGCTTGGGAAAGAGATTAAAGTGTTAGTAAATGAGGAGAAAACTCCTGGAAATTATGAGATAATCTTCGATGCAAAAGAATTGGCAAGCGGAATATATTTCTATAAAATCAATGCAGGAGAATTTTCCCAAATCAAGAAAATGATTTTGATGAAATAA
- a CDS encoding OmpA family protein produces the protein MKNILITLAFILTIGVGVSQAQTATDSWAFGFGLSYPRLYSVNVTSINSNFGAYLSIQRNFSEHVGLRLKGGYSYMEGQWIDASSQLIKGRTNLLTGDLDLLYYFSPCESVSPYLFAGMGGNYKKINNAQTPFPDDNKFGTQLNVGAGGEFKLFPNWSLVTEFGYHVTNNSELDGTIAPTELNGRDSYIVLSAGLNFYFDKGKPSKQCEPCQGMTMEMKDMTDYNKIEDMIVKHIPKEVIKEVIKEVLVDKYIVAISDDRLVLVGVNFAFDKSDLLPESYPVLDKGVKLLNDKPNVNVEIEGYCDYIGSDAYNQTLSVERAQTVKAYLVSKGIAENRLTTVGYGKTNPIADNETEEGRALNRRIVFRIIK, from the coding sequence ATGAAAAATATTTTAATAACGCTTGCTTTTATATTAACTATTGGCGTTGGCGTTTCTCAAGCACAGACAGCAACCGATAGTTGGGCATTCGGTTTTGGTTTAAGTTATCCGAGATTATACTCGGTAAACGTAACCTCAATAAACTCTAATTTCGGAGCGTATCTTTCAATCCAACGAAATTTTTCTGAGCATGTTGGATTAAGGTTGAAAGGTGGTTATTCTTACATGGAAGGACAATGGATCGATGCATCTTCTCAATTAATTAAAGGAAGAACAAACCTTTTAACAGGCGATCTTGATTTGCTATATTATTTTTCTCCATGCGAATCGGTTTCACCTTATCTTTTTGCTGGAATGGGCGGTAATTATAAAAAAATAAATAACGCACAAACACCATTTCCGGATGATAACAAATTTGGGACACAATTAAATGTAGGTGCCGGCGGGGAATTTAAGCTATTTCCAAATTGGAGTTTAGTAACAGAGTTTGGTTATCATGTTACAAACAATTCAGAACTTGACGGCACTATTGCCCCGACTGAGTTAAATGGACGCGATTCATATATAGTTCTTAGCGCAGGCTTAAATTTCTATTTTGATAAAGGCAAACCATCAAAGCAGTGCGAGCCTTGTCAGGGAATGACCATGGAAATGAAAGACATGACAGATTATAATAAAATTGAAGATATGATTGTGAAGCATATACCTAAAGAAGTTATAAAAGAAGTTATTAAAGAAGTTCTTGTTGATAAATATATTGTAGCAATTTCAGATGACAGATTGGTACTGGTTGGTGTAAATTTCGCGTTCGATAAATCTGATCTTTTACCGGAGTCATACCCTGTGCTTGATAAGGGCGTGAAGTTATTAAACGATAAACCCAATGTTAATGTTGAAATCGAAGGCTATTGTGATTATATAGGCTCCGATGCTTATAACCAAACACTTTCAGTAGAAAGAGCTCAAACAGTTAAAGCTTATCTTGTTTCTAAAGGTATAGCTGAAAACAGACTTACAACTGTTGGTTACGGAAAAACCAATCCAATTGCAGATAACGAGACAGAAGAAGGCAGAGCATTGAACAGAAGAATTGTGTTTAGAATTATTAAGTAA
- a CDS encoding response regulator: protein MKRKNKLLIVEDDGLNQKVYKATLPNYYELKICGNDEEFYAALKENEYDLFIIDLALNCGKNGIDLVRELRKMEKYKDTPIIVITAFAFRKDKDISMSAGATKFISKPFNKETLLTEIKKYFN, encoded by the coding sequence ATGAAAAGAAAAAATAAATTGCTAATCGTAGAAGATGATGGATTAAATCAAAAGGTCTATAAAGCTACTCTACCAAATTATTATGAGTTAAAAATCTGCGGTAATGATGAAGAATTTTATGCTGCGCTAAAAGAAAATGAGTACGACTTATTCATAATCGATTTAGCGCTGAACTGCGGAAAAAACGGAATTGATTTGGTAAGGGAGCTAAGGAAAATGGAAAAATACAAAGACACACCAATTATAGTTATTACTGCATTCGCGTTTAGAAAAGACAAAGATATTTCTATGTCTGCGGGTGCAACAAAGTTTATTAGTAAACCCTTCAATAAAGAAACTTTGTTAACGGAGATAAAAAAATATTTTAATTAG
- a CDS encoding response regulator yields MIDSSLKNANILIVDDQQANLDVLTGLLDVKGFTNYTTIKDSRQVMSLFEEFHPDLILLDLNMPHLNGFQVMMQLKVHIPANTYFPILVLTADITHESKQKALAGGASDFLAKPFDLIEVDLRIKNLLNARYLHQQLENQNLILEEKVKERTKELERRNIELLAAKEQAEESDKLKSEFLNQMSHEIRSPLNDVLSFTNLLREEFVEKLTPDFLDYFGIDSAGHRLIRTVDLILNVSEMQVSTYEPSFREFDLLKEIIGKIINENKEIIEDKGLKFNFFSVLSEAVIVGDLYSIYQIFVNLIDNSIKYTKKGYISVNVSKNEQGITVSIDDTGIGISEEFLKIMYHPFMQEERGNSERYNGNGLGFSLVKKYCDLNKIALMVESKKEVGTKFTLFFTCPK; encoded by the coding sequence ATGATAGATTCATCACTAAAAAATGCAAACATACTAATTGTAGATGATCAACAGGCTAACCTGGATGTTCTTACCGGGTTGCTTGATGTAAAAGGTTTTACAAACTATACAACAATTAAAGATTCTCGGCAAGTTATGAGTTTGTTCGAAGAGTTCCATCCGGATTTAATTCTGCTTGATCTGAACATGCCGCACTTAAACGGTTTTCAAGTAATGATGCAATTGAAAGTTCATATTCCAGCCAATACATACTTCCCCATATTAGTACTCACTGCCGATATAACTCATGAATCTAAACAAAAAGCGCTTGCCGGAGGCGCAAGTGATTTTCTTGCAAAACCGTTTGATTTGATAGAAGTTGACCTTAGAATAAAAAACCTTCTTAATGCCCGATATCTTCACCAACAATTAGAAAATCAAAATCTGATTTTAGAAGAAAAGGTGAAGGAAAGAACCAAAGAACTTGAAAGGAGAAACATAGAATTACTGGCAGCAAAAGAGCAAGCCGAAGAGTCGGATAAACTGAAATCTGAATTCCTTAATCAGATGTCGCACGAAATAAGATCTCCATTGAATGATGTTTTGAGTTTTACAAATTTATTAAGAGAAGAATTCGTAGAAAAACTAACACCGGATTTTTTAGACTATTTTGGTATTGATTCTGCCGGTCATAGACTGATTAGAACTGTTGATTTAATTTTGAATGTATCTGAAATGCAAGTGAGTACATATGAACCATCTTTTAGAGAATTTGATTTACTAAAAGAAATTATTGGAAAAATTATAAATGAGAATAAGGAAATAATAGAAGATAAGGGACTTAAATTTAATTTCTTCTCAGTTCTTTCAGAAGCGGTGATAGTCGGTGATCTATACAGTATCTACCAAATATTCGTGAATTTAATAGACAATTCTATTAAGTATACAAAGAAAGGATACATTTCGGTTAACGTTTCAAAAAATGAACAAGGAATAACTGTCAGTATCGATGATACCGGAATAGGTATATCAGAAGAATTTTTGAAAATAATGTACCACCCGTTTATGCAAGAGGAGAGAGGAAACTCTGAAAGATATAATGGAAACGGCTTAGGTTTTTCACTCGTAAAAAAATATTGCGATTTGAACAAAATAGCTCTTATGGTAGAATCAAAGAAAGAGGTAGGAACTAAGTTTACTCTGTTTTTTACTTGTCCAAAATAA